The DNA sequence TCCCCAATTTTCAGAGTAGAAGAGAATTTTGTAGGTGAAGACCTCAATTGACAGCTAGCTCAGTTTTCTGGTGCTGATTAATTTCTTAGTGTTAATTTTTTTGGGATTGTGATCTCAATTTGGTGGCCATGGCGATGGAGCTGTACACAGTGAAGGCTTTAATTAATTACAGGGAGGGTTTTGAGATCGATGGGGGGAGATGCCGATGCAAACCAGAGGATTGAGCAGCCAAGACTTGGACGACAAAAAGATCCCACACTATCAGAGTTGCCGCTGAAGAAGACTAGCTTTCAATCAATAAAGAATCACTAAAGATTAAAGCAGAGAGGGTTTGAAGCGAATGAGGGGAGAGCGGAGGCGGCGGAGAATGATGATGCCCTTGCAGCCGCTGTAGTGACCTTGGAGGAGGATGGGGATCGGAGGAGATGTTCAGAATGAGTTGACCGGAGTGAAGACGGTGAGCGACGGCGACTGgtagaaggagaggagagacaGAAGAGTCTGAAATAGATTTACTATGGAGGAAGAGTTAAACTAGATTTACCAATTGGAATTAGATTACCAAATAGTCCCTGCCGTTACCAAATATTCAAATTGCGGCTGGGAAAAAATATGGATAACTGCAGTAACAACCAGAATTCACAACACGTTTACCATCTCAGAAAACTTCCAATTAATCCAGTTATTCATTTATCTAACAGCTGTTTGCTCCCTTTTGATTGTCATAAAAATTCAATGGAGTTGCATGCAAGAACTATATGTACCTGCATGGAATAGCAAGAGACAACCTGAAGTGGCTGGTCTCCTATAAATCACCCTTAGGATACAGAGGGATTTTATTCATTTTGAGTACGTAATTGACTGATTAGTCAATATTTATTTTCCACTAAAATTATAAATTCTTAATTAAAAATCAAAGCCAGCATTTGAGAGGAGCATGAAATCCAACCAGGAGTTGTTGATCACCACCAGTATGAATGTACTCCATCTTATTATGAATTGCAACACATGCATGTTATTTTTTCTTGGCATGCCTTTCACAGAAGCCTTTAATCCTCCCAAGGCCATCTTCAAGACTTGAATGGTCACAAGCGAACGTTATCCGCAACCAGTTCTTCAACCCAACAGCCATACCTACAAGAAAAAGTGAAATATAAATGGTTCTAACTTGGGAAACAAACTCGAGCAGCATAATCAGTTTCACTTCCTAGTTATAACAGAGAAACCGTCAGTTTGACTTTTTGCAATATGGTGGACTCATAGCAAACAGATAAAGTTTATGCAGTACTGAATATTTTGATGGTTGGGATTAAGAGTGTTTGTAATTACCAGGTAGTACTATGACAGATTCCTCTTTGGCAAGTTTGAGGCTGAACTCAACATCATCACTAATTTCATCCAACAATGAGAGATTCAGCTTTGCCTGCAAGCATATGTAAGAATTATTTACCATTTACTAATTATAGATCTTCATAATGACTCAGAAACACATACAAACATGGAAATTGATTACCATTACAAACATGGAACCCTCAGGTTTGCTTGGGCACGTAATGCAGGGAATCTCATTAAGTTTATCAAAACATATGACTGCAGCACCTCTTAGCATCTCAACTATTTTCAAAAAGAAATCCTCCTTTGTGTGCTCTATAATTTGAGGAATTGCTGCCTGGAGATCCATGAAAGCCACAGAAGTACAAAATTTGATCATCAGAGGAAGAGTAATGGTATATAAATTTCAGGGAAAGAGCAATAGTATGTTTTCACAGAGCGGCATTTTTCTCTCTGCCTATTTTTTCTTCTctgaaatttctaaaatttgcaTCTTCTACTTGAATTACAGAACCTGAATGAAGGTTGGAGCATCCGATGAGACTTCGAGACATCCTGTAATGGACTTTATAATCTGAGGGGTAAAAAGACAAGAGCAAATACATGAgaagattcaaaaaaaaaattacatacgCCATAAATAGCGAAGATTTTTCTTAAATGGCTTTTGTAGAAGAAAGAGAATATGGGAGATATGTACCCCCGAATTTTGAAGAATTGCATTGGGGTCACAGATGGCAATCCAACCAAGTCTCCAACCAGGTACAATCCATCTCTTTGATATAGAACCAAGTGTAAGAACTGGGACAATAGATCCAAATGTCCCCATTGGCACAAATGGAGTACTTCCGAAAGTAAGATGGTTATACACTTCATCAGCAATTACAAGAATCCCAAGCTTCCTCGCTGTCTCTGCAATCTAGAATTCAGCAGACTAATAATTATGTAGTAGCAAACTATCCACTAATAAGCACAATTTGCCCTTCACCTCTATAATTAATTTCCTTCTTCCTTGAGAGATTGCAACGTCACTCACTAGTATCAACTTGTAATGTAAATTAAATTTTAGGTTCATGTAGTTGACTAATGTTTCTatcaaaataatttaatttggaAATAGAGTACTATAACCTTCCAAGTGAGAATAACATGGCATTATTACCAGTTAATTTTTGGATAAATGTAAAGTTAGACTCGGTTGCAATCATTAATGAATAGATGAGCTACAATAAGTAGAATCTGGTCTGAACTCCAATAAGTAGATACAGATCTGAACTACATGGAGCATTTAAAAGTACCAAATTTCACTGATCGCAGACTCACATTTGCACAAGTCTTCTTGCATCACTTATAGATAAAAACCCTGTTGTATACACTATTAGCATGAAAAAGAGAGGGAGTAGTAGTTTTGAACAACCTTCTTCAAATGTTGAGACGTATAAACACTTCCACAAGGATTTCCAGGATTGATGATGACCATGGCAACAGTATATTCATCTGCCAGTGCCTCAAGAGCTTCAAGATCAACCTCCCAACCCTTTTCTGGAAGCAGATCATATCGGCGAACTTCCAGATTGGAATAGGCTGCCCGAGTGTCATAGAAAGTGAAGCCTGGCCTTGGAAGCAGAATGTTGGCAACAGGACTTGACCGAGATATAGCTGTCAGAACCATTTCAATTGCATGCGTACATCCACTTGTAACATAAACATCGTCAGGCGATAACTTGTATGGGAGATCATTTGACAGATAATCTGCAATTGCCCTGTTTCATAATCATGTTACACTACATATTTTTCAAACTATAAATAAACACCGAAGAGAAGAAGAACGGAAATACATTTCAAACACAAACATGACACCTCCAAGCTATTACATAAGACTAGCTAAGCTAGCTATACATACCTCCTTGCTGGTAGAATACCAATTGAGGGAGAATAGCAGTTAAACTTGCCCGACCGAACAGATTCAACGATGGCATCTTCGGCTGAAATGCTAGTCCGAAAGCATGGGAAAGCGGAAGGGTCACCGATGCCTAAAGGAATGGTAGTCCTTTGGTCATCTTTGTTGAGATTTTGCATTATCATGCTGAGAACTCCTCGAATCCTGGGTGCCGGTACCAGCTTGAGCTCTCCATTCCCCTGAAAATTCCACTTGTTTTCCATTTCCCTTTGTGAAGCCGAGTGAGGTCTTTAATGTCGACCTTGTTCACCTTGTTTATATAATCATGCTCTAGACAGATACTAACAGTTGCATCTGATCATACACAACCATTAATGATTTTACAAAGACCGTAGAAATTGCTACAAATACGCTGGTTTCATGATCCACATGTTAAATTGGTTTGACTGATGTAAATTAATACGACATAATTTCAGAACTGTTGAGCCGCTGCCTCTTCTCCACCAGAACCTGAGATTCTTTTTCTCCTCGTGCAAAATCTCTCTGGTATGTCCACCATTTCGTCCCTAcattggagattttttttttcttggggcACACAATTAAATTGAAGCTCTCAATTATGGAAAATGATTGAGATATCAAATTTCTATTCCACATTTACCGTTAAATTTTATCCTTTGAACTtctaaatttatttttctctaaaaaaatattttagggTATAGAAATTTCTCATTCTCTGCATCTGTTCTGTCTGGTTAAGAACATGAAAAAAACCTCAACAGCTCGATACCagaatttttttctcaaaacttAATCCAAGTTCAAAACCATTATTGCAGTTTGAATTTTACATTGTACGTACAACTTGGGTTTATATTGATCTCAGGGCATGTATGTATATGATGTTTACCCACAGAACATGCTTTGTATGAGAAGGTTACTCTCCATGATAAAAGGTGCGTTTTCTGCAAAAGCAGTAGGATCTGGTACTTTACAAGACTGGGTCAAAGACGTGATTGACCGCCTTAGTGCTCAGGAGCTGAATGCGTTCTTCTTATACTTGTGGACCTTGTGAACCGAGAGAGATAATATTTTGTGGAAGGAGGGCTTGTTTAATGCATACAAAACTGCTGCCTGGCCTTTGAAATTTTTGGAAGACTACAGCAAGCACATCCGGCTGGGAGCAGTAAGTCACAGAGGGTGAAAGCTCGCTGGGAAACCTCCTAGTGGAAGACTGAAGGTAAATGTTGATGGTAGTTTTCGGAGTGAGCTTGGGGACAGTGGTGTCAGGGTAGTATATCAGAAATGAGCATGAACAGCGCCTACCTGCTATAGCACGTTATTTCCCACTTGCGCCTCATGCAATAACTGCAGATCTGCagtgtcctttttttttcccacattTCTTCCGTCTTCTTTTCACATTAATTGAAGCTGAAGCTTCCAGAGGTGGCCTACTTTGGGCCATCAATGTCAATTGGGAAGTGACTACTCACCACAAGTTTTACAATAAGATTGGGAGACAAATATGCAATAGGACGTATTACTGATAATTGTAAGTCATATTGGATGTAGTTACATTCTAATCGATCAGGTTACTCATATTTTTTGTAAAGCTAATGGTGTAGCCTCCTTCCCACTGGAGTTTCCTTATGCTCCGACTTCCGGTATCTTTCGCAGGAGAACTGGTGATACAGAGGTAAATTCAAACTTGAATTCTGGTAGAAAGGGCCTGATCGGTGATGACAGAAGTGAGAAGGCACATCTTGCAGCTCTTGATGGCGACAGCTCCTCCCATGCCAGCAAGAGAAAATGGGATAGCACACTGACAATTGTTGTAGTACCTAAACCAAGGTATTAATGTGGGGGCCCTAGCATCTTCGACCCAGATGCACATGGGGCAATGTACATGAACGGTAGTGTCACAAGGGCCTTTAATGAGCTGAAGTACTACTTACACCAGAGACCCTGGGCTGACCCGGAGGTAATACCCCCCTGGGCTTTTAAAAAGAAGGAAGACTACTTGTTTGCCAACCTCTCCGATCCCTGCTACAATGGACAACTTTGAAGGCCCAGCAAAATCCACATCAACAGTTAAATTGGTAGAGATCTCACCACCTGTAGTCACTACAAAGAATCCTACCAGTCAAGACTCATAGCAGAGTGATGTTACAAGTaagaaaaaacagaaagttATAACAAATGTAACTGCTACAAACTGGGGTAGCCAAAGGAAGACAAAAATAGTGCATAGCCCTGGCCTCCGTTTATCAAATGGGAGGGGTAGGGGTAGAGGGAGGGGCAGGGGTAGAAGAGATAGACAAAGAGAGTAAAGAAAGTGACCCCCCTGCTCCGGAAAGCTACTGTGCCTTTGATGATCTTTTGACAGGTTCCCTGTGGAAAGTCTTGGTGTCTCCAAAGTTGTTAGTAAGAAACATAAGGTGGTCAGATCAGAAAAGGAAGGCTTAGGTATGGAGGATTTAACCCACCTCCAGGGTTGTGGCGGCTGGCCCAGCGTAGCTGCAAGCCCACAATGAATTGCATAACTTGGAACTGTCAAGGCCTGGGCAAGCCTTTGACAGTACAATCTTTGAGGGAGATAGCCCACTCCCACACACctgattttatttttctctcagaaactcATAAGAGTAGTAGCTATGTTGACTCTATACGTTCACAGATGGGTTATACCCACAGTTATAGTGTCGATCCTTTGAACACAGCTGGAGGACTAAGTTTATGGTCGAAAGATGACCACATGGTGAATGCGAAAGACTTCTCCAAATATTTCATTGACTCAGAAATTACTCTACCAGAGTTGGGATCCTTGATCCGAGTCACGTGGATGTACGGCCCACCATATCATGGGGAGAAGGAggaaaaagtcaacaatcattatCTTTCCTctctccggcaaggtctccgacCGACCTCCGGAAACCTCCAGTGGTTCTCCAGCCGACTCCCGACCAACTCCGACGATGTCATAAAAGCcactgtcaccaacaacaaatgttactgtcaccaacaaaagTTACGCTCTCTAAAACCAAAAGCTATTATCCTcaccaacaaaagttactgtcacaaCACTAAAAACTACTCTTACTAGCAACAGACGCTACTGTCACCAATGCCAAAAAGCTATtctcaccagtaacaaaagttactctcacaaTCACCAAAACTTACTCTCATCAACACCAAAAACAATAACCAAGTAGAACAAAAACTACTACCAACCAAAACAAAAGCTATTCCTAGAGACTAAGAAAACTATTCTCAGAGACTAATAAAGCTATGAGATTGTAAAAgataaaaccaaaataaaaatgctactacaatcaagaaaagaaaacatattcaaTTATATAAGAAGTATACAAggttcaacaatgatataattATGTAATAAGCCACtaccatagttgtgaaaattGATTACAATAGTTGAATAAAGCTACTATCAAAGTTATAGTGTTATTGTGACATAATTTTGCCACCTTTAGCATGAGACTTCATTTCAACTTTTCCTGGTTGGTTGAATgatctcttggtcaatggaggcttAAATATCCAAATTCACTTGATTTTTGAAATCTACTACTACAAACGCAAAGAAGACTAATCCTGCAAAaacaaagatacaacaaaatattagtatttgaaatgaaaactaaaaacagcAATGCACCGCTGCGGTGCAAACATGGCACTCTTTACCAActtgataataaaaaataagcAATCTAGAAAACTATTAACATAGGTACAAAAAGCtaccatagttgtgaaaattGATTACAATAGTTGAATAAAGCTACTATCAAAGTTATAGTGTTATTGTGACATAATTTTGCCACCTTTAGCATGAGACTTCATTTCAACTTTTCCTGGTTGGTTGAATgatctcttggtcaatggaggcttAAATATCCAAATTCACTTGATTTTTGAAATCTACTACTACAAACGCAAAGAAGACTAATCCTGCAAAaacaaagatacaacaaaatattagtatttgaaatgaaaactaaaaacagcAATGCACCGCTGCGGTGCAAACATGGCACTCTTTACCAActtgataataaaaaataagcAATCTAGAAAACTATTAACATAGGTACAAAAAGCTACTATAACACACATACAAAACTACTGGActagtaataaaaagctactgacatatgTATATAAAGCTACTATAAAACATGTACAAAACTACtggaccagtaataaaaagctactgatatAGCTATATAAAGTTACAATAACACATGTACCTTTACtagatgaaaaataaaaagctaTTGACATAGGTACAGAAAACTACTATAACACATGTACAAAACTACTGGACAAGTAATAAAAAACTACTGACATAGATACTGATTAAACAAAACCAACTGATTATACATGttgatagtgtaacacaaattCCAACAACAAATGCTGCAGATACGAAATCACAACACGAAGAAAATTGAACTTCATTCGGAATCATGTttttccaatttgataagttattgacaaaagaccacttgaaaagttgaaatcaatcaaaatggaaacaaaagctattgacatcagcttgaaaagatactaacatagacaTAGACATCAACTATCACCGTGTTGAAAAGCCACTATAACAATTATAGAGAGCTactaacttgaaatcaatcaaaataaaaacagaaaagctatggcttgatacacatttacgtaagcgtacgtatcattgtcaagatagggaaatattatgcccatagtttatcgtaccacagggattagtggctaacccacaatccttgggtagttgGAAATAAagcacttagcaaacaaaggaaagaaaaagaaataaaaatgttaatctaaggcgccaagccttagcaatgctaggttttgattttcaccaaaacctaatcaaaactaagagcctagtggtggatatgcacaaatgagtggaagagtttaatgtttgggggttgattctaacttaacaaataataatgaaatgtaaactaataaaaataaaaatgaaatgtaaacaataaaaatgagaatgtcgggtgttagggaggttccttcacccaaatctcatgtgtcggaagctaatctaatatagatgcaAAAGGGAGGACAAAGCAATTGGGTCAGCGTGGAAAAGGAAACGGTCAAGGTTAATTGAACATATATGCCATGTGTTAAGCCTGGATTGGTGGCTATCAAATAAACCAAACTGCACGTGCATGGTCTTATACTCTTATTAATTAACCAATAGTTAGGTTAATTGATTTAGGCAATTAAATCAATTAAGCCCCTTGATTAATGAATTAAGCTCCCTTTCATTCCATATTTCGTTGACCATAGTTGACTAATGCTCTActattttgtccttttgtcggaatACTCCAATTTACTTCATTTTCGTGTCACTTCTTCCGAAATTCACagctccgcttattttctacaaaataaataaaaatagattaattatatattaattgacatgaggatttgcttatttctagtattttatatataattacacgcatataaatgcatataatcacacccccacacttgaactttgcttgtccctaagcaaactaaatgtaaaataataatCGAAAATCTATTAACTCAAACACAAATGCTCAACCTAAAGAAAGTgtggtattagcctttccaaccataattctcggagaactaattatgtacatgaccatgaagaagatgtaagcacaacataagatttttgaatttgtgaggCAATTAAGAAACACatgtgagaaatgctcaagtatatgcatgcattgatcttatgtcaaatcaatccactataatcaaatatgcataaagaagacccgacataacccactaaactcacataggttcactaaatattacggctcaagtgtttagggactatatgtgtttcactcaaaagtaatttcacaacatgcgtcgccatatgcttgctcttcgatctcatctctgCTCGGtaacccacaacattcaagatcaagaggtcttttatttagtTGTAATGaggctaagggcaagtggctaatagaaatgaaggatatgGAAAAACAAAGTTCATAaaaatcggtgaagcaactctctcttgtagagatttaagacttttgctttcgaatgctaagtcactcactctaatctcgatgtacaacccacactatactataccataaacaaaaataatactagcttctttttttttctttttctttttttcaacactttttttttgtttacctttttctttttctatttttcttttgaacaacttttttttttttttttaactttcttttccaaacacacacactcacccccacacttagtaTTTTGTAACCTcatacttttgactttttctttattttgaagcactcaaacataaagtcattatctcgaatcgcttcactaactaccatggaagggtaggataaaagtgtttaggctagatagggatttgtggtgcaaatgaacaaagaggctaaatatataaataggctcaaagtggcaatctagtggtaagtatctttgggcacatgcttaTTTGACCATGGTGGTATTATGCCTAAtgcctcaatcctttctatTCCATCATAAGCTAACATATAGCCTCGataggtctcaagcaagttctagatacgcaatgtcatgaaattgtacacacatgaagaaaaagtgaatgaacaatgcatacactatggatattaggctcaaaagctcacaaataagacatgcaagttaatcgaataatctatatgcttctctaactatgatgaacgaaacctaacataggctatgtgcacacatataatcaagcatagatcacatatacactcaatcacaaaacaaattcaaagtcctaaatcatgcttaatctatctacaatcataacaagttaagtccatgtctcatcattggggttggaaaatgcattaaccactaaaatataattacataaagctaatctaatttttttttcataggcgCCCGAGCCcccacccccacacttaaaatcaacattgtcctcaatatTGTAAAGTGAGCTCAAAAGCTAAATCCGTGTTGgagttaggcatgagagtgaagtccggtTGAAAACACAAAAATTAACTACGAAAATAAAACTCTAAATGCAGAGTAAAGTTACGGAAACACCTTTGTCGACACCTCaattgctcacgacctttggagaAGACTAATATGAGACACCACTTCAAGGCACAAatgccttgacttccttaacaTATGCTCCATAATAGCTCAAGGTGGTCATAAAAAGATCGACTCCATTTTGAACATAGAATGTCCTAGAGCAATGCTTTACACAATAGGCAAGGATTAAGGACAAGGGTCTCCATTAAGCTCATAGCCATGATCACCTCCAACACATCTCACAACAACCCTATAATGGCCTCCAAAGATGAAATGAAAGTGCAAAGAAGTCCAATCAACCCGAGTGAACAAAACTAGTGACTGTagaaaacttccagcaatgaGGTCTATGTCTTCAAATGTCCATATCTCATACTCAGAAAAAGATAAAGAAGTGAGACCACTTGGAATGGAAATTAGACTCAGAGACCTTTCTATTCATATAAACTAAGCCACCTATCTCCAAATTAGATGAAAGCTAAAGCTAGTCAAAGTTTCCAGGTTGTAATGAAGTCTGCTGCTGATCCTCAGTCACTAATACTGCAATTtctgaagctccagaggtgCAAAGAGGGTGAGACCAACTGAAAATGAAAGTAGACTCATAAAGCTACCTGATGGTAAAGTTACACTggaaaataaattctgattcaAAAATAGTTGccctccaaactcactgatctgtCCTGCTATTTCTGTTGTGCCCTGTTTCTGGCCCCTGTTTCTTGGAACACCATATCTGAAGGTAGAGAGGCTCAAATAGAAAAATTTTCTACCAGAATATATAGAACATGTGAAGATATATCTCTGAAAAATTTGAGCTCCAAATAACTTGATATGTAGAGGATGTAGCTTCCCAAAGTCACTCTATAGTAGCTGTTTCTGTTCTGACCCTCATGCATTGACCATTAAATAACAGGATCTCCAATGACTGAAAGTGTCTCAAATTTTGATACAAGACAGTAGACATATAAGAGAATAGCTCCAGAAATTTCATCTCAAAATATCATGTAGAATAGAAGATATAGTCACCCAAATTCAATTAAACTTTCTGGACAGAACTGCTCACTGCCACACTCTTGCTTTATTCACACTTCCAACTCCAAACACCTTCCATCCTCCTAAAAATGGCCAAAAAGCTTTATTCACCACAAAATTAAACTACTAAAGAAATAAATACTACCAATGATGTGCTAGGATTGCCTCCCTAgcgagcgctttgtttaaggacttcattgctGGTCCATAGATTGTAATATTTGTtaaggtggatacttctcaagtgCGACCACCCTATTTTGTAGCGCTAAGGGACTCCTTGATATGTCATAGAGGCAAGACCAAGAGTTATCCATGAATATCACAACCGGTGACCAAAAGTGGAGCTTcttaatcttcctcttcttctcaatttttcttttaggaGCTATCCTTGCCTTCTCCTTCAAAATTAGTGTAGAAATGATGCTCATAGGAACAATAGGTGGTAGAATCTCTTGAGGATAGCAAATGCtcctttccaatccatcacctTATTGTAGAAACATTGATCACTTAATGCTAGATTGGGAGGTAAAAGTACCTTGATCCCAATCCTCTCATTAAGAATATAAGTGCTCAATGTTTTAGTCTCTACCTTGGGACGCTCATGATGGATCACTTTGGATGTGGGAGGAGACAAATTCTttggctcttcaatttcttcatcatcacaagcTAGTGAAGGACTCTCTTCCTCCATGGGAATATCGGCCTCAATGAATAAGGGATTATGGTGTATGACTTCAAGCTCCGCATCCTCCTCAATGACCAAAGGATTATAGTGTATGACTTTGAACTCCGCATCCTTCGACGCTCCGATGAGAGAAGACCAAGTGTGCCGGCCTTCGACGCTCCGATGCTTAAGTCAATATCATTATTAGATAAAGATAATGGAAAGCCATAGTAAACAGTTACATTTTCGGGGTGTTAGAGATGATCCATTTGTAGAGGATTTGGGGAGATGCAATTTCTTTGCGCCCAATGTGAGACGATTGAGTTCCCGATACCGACCGGAGGGGTATCGGCCTATCGGGAACCCTGCTCAAAGGTACTTTGCTGTTCTTTTGTGGCTAGACGAGTTTTGTGCTTCCGATATTTGTACCCGGGAGGTATATATATACCAACATACACAATTAAGAATTTAGGGTATAAGGTACCAATGACATGCAACaactaaaatgaaaataaattttatCACACAATTTTTCACGTGTACATAACCAAAAATATTTGTAATTATTACATAGTGACTCTTTTTCAGAGTAGGGAAACTGCTGGATTCTAGTTTC is a window from the Rosa chinensis cultivar Old Blush chromosome 2, RchiOBHm-V2, whole genome shotgun sequence genome containing:
- the LOC112188948 gene encoding nicotianamine aminotransferase 1 translates to MENKWNFQGNGELKLVPAPRIRGVLSMIMQNLNKDDQRTTIPLGIGDPSAFPCFRTSISAEDAIVESVRSGKFNCYSPSIGILPARRAIADYLSNDLPYKLSPDDVYVTSGCTHAIEMVLTAISRSSPVANILLPRPGFTFYDTRAAYSNLEVRRYDLLPEKGWEVDLEALEALADEYTVAMVIINPGNPCGSVYTSQHLKKIAETARKLGILVIADEVYNHLTFGSTPFVPMGTFGSIVPVLTLGSISKRWIVPGWRLGWIAICDPNAILQNSGIIKSITGCLEVSSDAPTFIQAAIPQIIEHTKEDFFLKIVEMLRGAAVICFDKLNEIPCITCPSKPEGSMFVMAKLNLSLLDEISDDVEFSLKLAKEESVIVLPGMAVGLKNWLRITFACDHSSLEDGLGRIKGFCERHAKKK